A window of Nitrospinaceae bacterium genomic DNA:
TTTGGTCCAGGAAACGTTTTTCTTTGCCTTGAAGAATTTTCACCAGCTAAGGGACCGCAACAAAAGCAAATACTGGTTGTTTTCTATTCTCAGGAATTTATTCCTTAAAAATTTAGAGAAAAGAAAAAACTGGATTGAAGTTGAGTTCGATGCGGTTTGTGAAAGCCTTCATGACAAGAACAAGATGAACCCGGAGCATGACTTTTTTGAAGCTGAATTAAAAAACAGCATTCAATGTGCTTTGGACACCCTGGACGAGCGATTGAAATTTCCTGTTATTTTGTTTTACTTTGAGGGCAGGTCCTATAAGGAAATCGGGGCCATTCTCAGCATTCCTATTGGCACTGTGATGTCCCGAATTGCCCGAGCCAAGGTCTACCTCAAGCGGGAACTGGTAAAAAACCAGGATTTCCAGTCCTGATTGCAGAGCTTTTCTTTAAGGCAAATGAAACCGTCTCATCCATTATAAATTTCCCCTGCTTTTCCCCCCTGGACACGCATCGTATTTCCCGGTCAGATTTCGCATTTGTAAGGTGGTTTGCAACCCTTTCCATCATTTTTTCCACAGCAAAATCTTTCCTAAAAATTTTTTAATTTTCGGGAATATTTCCACCCTCTAAGTATCTTCTAAGAGCAGTCATTCCCACGGTTAAACCGGCGGGAATCAATTGTTCTTTCGCTAATTGCAACCGATTGATTTTGTTTAACTGCGGCTTTTCGACGTCGACCCAGGAAGTTGAAAAGCCCTTGTTTATCAGTTCACTGGCGGGAATTTTTCATTATCATTGAGGAGGTAACTTTATGATGCAAAGCCAAATTATTAACCCAAAGCAGGGCTTCGGAGCGAAGGTGGTGCTGGTCTTCCTCCTGATCGGCCTTTGTGTCGGTTCCGCCTTTGCCGGAACGGATCACGGCAATGGGCACAAGAATCCAGCTGTGGACCGGCCTGCTTGGCTGGATAAGCTGGAGAACCAGCTCAATCACGAAGATGTGATGAGCGGCCTGGAAGGCAATCAGGAGAAACTGGATCAGACCTTTATGGGTTTGATGGACCGTTTGCAGGACAAGCTGAAAGAGCATGCGGCGCCTGCATCGTCCGGTGGCGGTTTCCACGATTCCTGGGCGGCTCATCAGTTACAGCAGAGCTACCTGTTAGGACCTTCCGAAGCTGCGGAAAAGGTGTTTAAAGGCGCGCATTGCCCAAGCGGCGCTCCGGTCAAATCTTACGACATATCCGCGATCAATGTCGAAGTCACCCTGAACCAGTGGGGCGACTATTATCCCGGTTATATGTTTGTTTTGACCAAGAACATCGATCAGGTTCGAAAAGATGAAGCCAGAAACGCAGAAGCCCGCGAAGATGAACTCGATCCGGGAGCCGTAATAACGGGTCTTCAGGGGGATGTCATTCAACCTTTGACGATACGCGGCAACCAGGGCGATTGTGTTCGGTTTAAAATCCGAAACGCGGTGGAAGATGAAGATGTGGGATTTCAGGTCAACGGTTCCGCGATGATCATCAGTTCCTCGGGTCTTCCGGCCAGTGCCGCATCGCCAGGGGCGATCATTCCGCCTGAAGGAACTCAGGATTTTGAGTGGTACATTCCGATCGACCAACAGGAAGGTTCTCACATGATCCAGAGCCATGCCGGACGCGACCCGTCCTCATTGGGATTGATCGGTGCGTTCATCGTTGAGCCTTTGGGTTCTGTATATCTGGACCCGTGGACCGGCGGTCCGCTGGAAAGCGGCTGGATGGCGATGATCGCTAACGAGAATTCCAAGGACTTCCGTGAATTCGCGTTGTTCTACCACGAAGTCGGTGACGAATCGTTCCGTCCGCTCAATCGCCATGGGGAAATGATTCCGCAGCGCGATCCGCAGACCGATGCGTACCGGCCTTCGGCGCGTGCGATGAATTATCGCAGTGAGCCTTTCGGAATCAACAACCTGGTGGTTCAGGAAAAAATGTTCCACTATGAAGACGAATCGCTTTCGTATAGCTCCTATACGTTCGGCGACGTTCCGACCACGATTCCCCGGTCCTACCTGGGTGATCCCGCCAAGTTCCGCCTGATTCACGGCGGCGGCGAGGTGTTTCACTCCCATCATCCGCATGGCGGCACCATTCGATGGACCCGCTCTCCGAAACGCGAGCCGGGCATTGAAAATATGATCACCGCCGCCTGGGATGGTCCGGTTAAGTATCCGGTGGTAAGGACCACGACCGACCGGGTGGACGTTGAAGTTATCGGGCCTTCCGAGGCGCTGGATCTGGAAACCGAGTGCGGTTCCGGTCTGTGTCAGCGTCTGGCAGGGGACTTTCTGTTTCATTGCCATGTGGCGCATCATTATGTTGCGGGCATGTGGGGTTACTGGCGCGTGTATAACACCCTGCAGGACGGGAACTATCCGTTTGGCAGCACCGATATCATGCGTCCTTTGAAGGAGCTTCCCGATCGCGAGGGCCGCATTCCCAAAGGCGTGAGCTCGGACAAACTGGTCGGCAAGACCATGGACTGGTTTGGCAAGCACTTCAATGTTGTTGGCAAAGGCAACAGCGACTGGACGAAAGAAGCTCCCGTCGTCAACATCAAGGACTGGGTGAAGTACATGCTTCCGCCGCAGGGCAAGCCGGGGCATACGGACGATGAAAAAGGTCAGATTCTGGCTTATGACGGAACCGTATGGGACTACGCCTGGAAAGGCACAACGGCTTTGTCTGAACGGGAACCGACTTACCCCATGGCGAAGTATAAATCGCCGCATCCCGGTAAACGGCATCCGATTCAGTTTTCGCCGTTGACCGGAAAGCTGGCGTGGCCGCACATGACGCCGCATTTTGGCAAGCGCGTTCCGTTTGCCCGTCATCATGGCGGCGCTCCATGGCTGGAACCGTTTCATCTGGCCACCGACACCACGACGCTGCATTCCGAGTCTGGCAATGGAAACAGCGGCCCTAACGTTGAAAGCAGTGCACCCGCGAAACCGGGTGAGCAGGGACGTTGGAGCTTGTGTCCTGGCGGTGCCGGTCGTAAGCAGTACAATCTGCATTTCATCAATACGCCCATCGAGTTGTCGGGAGCGGTTGGTAAAACGGCTCCCGTCGTCGATAAATACGGTTTGATCTATGTTATCGATGAAGACATGGCGGCTGTGAAGGCAGATCCGAAGAAAGCCATTCCGTTGGTCATCCGCGCCAATGTTTACGATTGCGTGGACGTGCTTTTGACCAGCGAATGGGATGATGACGACTTCACCAACTTTCAAATGTCGAAAGTCAACATTCATCCGCATTTCTTCCAGTTCGACAACCAGGCGTCTGATGGCGTTATTTCCGGGTTCTCATACGATCAGTCCATGAGATCCTATAAGCAGTTCACGAAAAAAATGAAGGACGGACACCATGTAGGCATGCCCGTTCCGATGAATGCGAAACTGCTGAAAGCCACCAAACCTGGAGATACCACTGTCGAAATTGAGATGGCGAAAGGAGCGACTGCCTTCCATGTGGGAGCCGATATCATCGTCGGCATCGAAGTTCCC
This region includes:
- a CDS encoding RNA polymerase sigma factor RpoE translates to MNYLLKLKENLDEPEDEENFNRFIYPHASVMLGCAMKLARDRDLAEDLVQETFFFALKNFHQLRDRNKSKYWLFSILRNLFLKNLEKRKNWIEVEFDAVCESLHDKNKMNPEHDFFEAELKNSIQCALDTLDERLKFPVILFYFEGRSYKEIGAILSIPIGTVMSRIARAKVYLKRELVKNQDFQS